The genomic segment CTTCTGGCCGAGCGCTACGCCTCCCACCCGGCGGTGGTGGGGTTCCAGACGGACAACGAGTACGGCTGCCACGACACGGTACGCTGCTACTGCCCCCGCTGCCGGGAGGCCTTCCAGGCCTGGCTCGAGGCCCGCTACCAAGAGGTGGAGGCCCTGAACCGGGCCTGGGGCACCGCCTTCTGGAGCCAGCGCTACCGCAGCTTCCGCGAGGTGGACCTCCCCCACCTCACCGTGGCCGAGCCCAACCCCAGCCACCTCCTGGACTACTACCGCTTCGCCTCGGACCAGGTGCGGGCCTACAACCGCCTCCAGGTGGACCTCCTGAGGGCCCATGCCCCGGGGAAGTTCATCACCCACAACTTCATGGGCTTCTTCACCGACCTAGACCCCTTCGCCTTGGCCGAGGACCTGGACTTCGCCAGCTGGGACAGCTACCCTCTGGGCTTCACCGAGCTCATGCCCCTTCCCGAGGAGGAGCGGCGCCTCTACGCCCGCACCGGCCACCCCGACGTGGCCGCCTTCCACCACGACCTCTACCGGGCGGTGGGCCGGGGGCGGTTCTGGGTGATGGAGCAGCAGCCGGGGCCGGTGAACTGGGCCCCCCACAACCCGAGCCCCGCCCCGGGGATGGTGCGGCTTTGGACCTGGGAGGCCCTGGCCCACGGGGCGGAGGTGGTGAGCTACTTCCGCTTCCGGCAGGTCCCCTTCGCCCAAGAGCAGATGCACGCCGGCCTCCACCTCCCGGACGGCACCCCCGACCGGGGGGCAGAGGAGGCGAGGCGGGTGGCGGAGGAGCTCGCCCGCCTGGCCCTGCCCCCCCTGGAGCCCGCCCCGGTGGCCCTGGTCTACGACCCCGAGGCGGCCTGGGTCTACGAGATCCAGCCCCAGGGGGCGGGGTGGCGCTACCTCGAGCTGGTCTACGCCTTCTACAGCGGCCTCAGGCGCTTGGGCCTGGATGTGGACGTCCGGCCCCCCGGGGCCCCCCTGGAGGGGTACGCCCTGGTGGTGGTCCCGAGCCTTCCCATCCTGCGCCCGGAGGCCCTGGAGGCCTTCCAGAAGGCCCGGGGCCTGGTCCTCTTCGGCCCCCGCACCGGGAGCAAGACGGAGCACTTCCAGATCCCCCCGGACCTCCCCCCGGGCCCCCTCCAGGCCCTCCTTCCCCTGCGGGTAGTGCGGGTGGAAAGCCTCCCCCCGAGCCTCGAGGAGGTGGCCGAGGGGCCGCTGGGCCGGTTCGCCCTGGGGGTGTGGCGGGAGTGGGTGGAGGGCCGGGCCGAGCCCCTCCTCCGCTTCGCCGACGGCTGGGGGGCCCTCTTCCGGGAGGGGCGCCGCTTCTACCTCGCCGCCTGGCCCTCTCCCGACCTCCTGGCTGCCCTCCTCCCCTGGCTCGCTCGGGAGGCGGGTCTTAAGCCCCTGCCCTTGCCCGGGGGGCTCCGCCTAAGGCGG from the Thermus filiformis genome contains:
- a CDS encoding beta-galactosidase, coding for MLGVCYYPEHWPKERWKEDAQRMRALGLSYVRVGEFAWALLEPEPGRYAWDWLDEALETLAQEGLKVVLGTPTATPPKWLVDRHPEILPVDREGRRRRFGGRRHYCFSSPVYREETARIVRLLAERYASHPAVVGFQTDNEYGCHDTVRCYCPRCREAFQAWLEARYQEVEALNRAWGTAFWSQRYRSFREVDLPHLTVAEPNPSHLLDYYRFASDQVRAYNRLQVDLLRAHAPGKFITHNFMGFFTDLDPFALAEDLDFASWDSYPLGFTELMPLPEEERRLYARTGHPDVAAFHHDLYRAVGRGRFWVMEQQPGPVNWAPHNPSPAPGMVRLWTWEALAHGAEVVSYFRFRQVPFAQEQMHAGLHLPDGTPDRGAEEARRVAEELARLALPPLEPAPVALVYDPEAAWVYEIQPQGAGWRYLELVYAFYSGLRRLGLDVDVRPPGAPLEGYALVVVPSLPILRPEALEAFQKARGLVLFGPRTGSKTEHFQIPPDLPPGPLQALLPLRVVRVESLPPSLEEVAEGPLGRFALGVWREWVEGRAEPLLRFADGWGALFREGRRFYLAAWPSPDLLAALLPWLAREAGLKPLPLPGGLRLRRRGRWTFAFNYGPEEAEAPAPREARFLLGARRLPPYEVALWEEA